In a single window of the Terriglobus roseus genome:
- a CDS encoding VOC family protein, translating to MATTRDILLQTPHLQQATDFYRDVLGLEVFLTTPGMVGMEAGSFRLFLEDAEPLGPVLEFLTDDFDTTRRDLLDHGCTLIVEDPEIPRCYLRDPFGLIFNLALNPLANPTAQADADDPTLDRGNEKPPHY from the coding sequence ATGGCCACCACACGCGACATCCTTCTGCAGACGCCGCATCTGCAACAGGCCACAGACTTCTACCGTGACGTCCTTGGCCTGGAGGTCTTCCTGACCACGCCCGGCATGGTGGGCATGGAGGCCGGCAGCTTCCGCCTCTTTCTTGAGGACGCCGAGCCGCTCGGCCCCGTCCTCGAATTCCTGACGGACGACTTCGACACCACACGACGCGATCTGCTCGACCACGGCTGCACCCTGATCGTGGAGGATCCGGAGATTCCGCGCTGCTATCTGCGTGACCCTTTCGGGCTGATCTTCAACCTGGCATTGAATCCTCTCGCCAACCCCACCGCGCAGGCCGACGCGGACGACCCCACGCTCGACCGG